The following are encoded in a window of Panicum virgatum strain AP13 chromosome 5N, P.virgatum_v5, whole genome shotgun sequence genomic DNA:
- the LOC120672726 gene encoding cyclic dof factor 2-like produces the protein MSDQKDPGIKLFGRVIPLAPEPAPGTTETEEPPCHDQPPEELQPRALEAAAADEDQHIEEDKEDSEMKVDMPQEKDNEMKVDTLQEKGDEMKIDMPQEKGNETKVDMPQEEKGGEMKYDASQKEHDGEIKVDAQQEQKDEQMKVGASSMTENIQPGTLPTSDHNKKDISQVNSTEDKAASDPKGESEKTSNEESGQDKTLKKPDKILPCPRCNSMDTKFCYYNNYNVNQPRHFCKNCQRYWTAGGTMRNVPVGAGRRKSKNASLHYRQLLMAPDCMLGSRVDMSKSVLPEALVSPPSASIQPTNRNETVLKFGPEVPLCESMASALNIDEQNLKNPGSAPRGENREDNSCASSVTSYNGLPENMIHVDKNGAPIYCNGVASLPQYYLGTPFMYPWSVGWNNLPVMVPGKNMPESASASESCSTSSASAPWMTSPMMPASRLPGPAFPYPLVPPALWGCLSGWPATTWNIPWIRTNGCVSPSSSNSSCSGNGSPTLGKHSRDSNPLKEEKKEKSLWVPKTLRIDDPDEAAKSSIWATLGIKPGDPGTFKPFQSKAESKGQKSDTAQVLQANPAALSRLQSFQESS, from the exons ATGTCGGATCAGAAGGACCCTGGGATCAAGCTCTTCGGCCGGGTGATCCCGCTGGCCCCTGAGCCAGCGCCGGGGACCACGGAAACGGAGGAACCGCCCTGTCACGACCAGCCGCCGGAAGAGCTGCAGCCACGGGCgctggaggcggcagcggcggatgAG GATCAACACATCGaagaagataaagaagatagTGAAATGAAGGTTGACATGCCACAAGAGAAGGATAATGAAATGAAGGTTGACACGTTACAAGAGAAGGGTGATGAAATGAAGATTGACATGCCGCAAGAGAAGGGTAATGAAACGAAGGTTGACATGCCACAAGAGGAGAAGGGTGGTGAAATGAAGTATGATGCATCACAAAAGGAACATGATGGTGAAATTAAGGTTGATGCACAACAAGAGCAAAAGGATGAGCAAATGAAAGTCGGTGCATCATCAATGACAGAAAATATACAACCAGGCACTTTACCTACCTCAGACCATAACAAAAAAGATATAAGCCAGGTGAACAGTACTGAAGATAAAGCTGCATCAGACCCAAAGGGGGAGAGTGAGAAGACATCCAATGAAGAATCAGGTCAGGACAAGACACTTAAGAAGCCAGATAAGATTCTACCTTGTCCTCGGTGCAACAGCATGGACACAAAGTTCTGCTATTACAACAACTATAATGTTAATCAACCTAGGCACTTCTGCAAGAATTGCCAGCGGTACTGGACTGCAGGGGGCACTATGAGGAATGTACCTGTTGGTGCTGGGCGTCGCAAAAGTAAGAATGCATCATTGCACTACCGCCAATTACTGATGGCCCCTGATTGTATGCTCGGTTCTAGAGTTGACATGTCGAAATCAGTGCTCCCTGAAGCTCTTGTGTCCCCACCTTCTGCCTCAATACAGCCAACCAATCGCAATGAAACAGTTCTCAAATTTGGGCCTGAGGTGCCACTTTGTGAATCAATGGCGTCAGCACTTAACATTGATGAACAGAATTTAAAGAACCCTGGATCAGCGCCAAGAGGAGAAAATAGGGAAGACAACTCTTGTGCATCATCTGTTACATCATACAATGGACTGCCTGAAAACATGATTCACGTCGATAAGAATGGAGCACCCATTTACTGTAATGGAGTTGCCTCATTGCCTCAGTATTACCTTGGAACCCCTTTCATGTACCCTTGGAGTGTAGGATGGAACAATCTCCCTGTGATGGTGCCAGGTAAAAATATGCCTGAATCTGCTTCTGCTTCAGAGAGTTGCAGTACTAGTTCAGCTTCAGCTCCATGGATGACCTCGCCCATGATGCCGGCCTCGAGACTTCCTGGACCAGCATTTCCATACCCTCTTGTGCCACCTGCGCTTTGGGGTTGTTTGTCTGGATGGCCAGCCACGACCTGGAACATACCGTGGATCAGAACTAACGGTTGTGTCTCCCCATCATCAAGCAACAGCAGCTGCTCAGGTAATGGGTCTCCTACTCTTGGTAAACATTCCAGGGACTCTAATCCAttgaaagaggagaagaaagagaaatCATTGTGGGTTCCTAAGACACTCCGGATCGATGATCCAGATGAGGCTGCAAAGAGTTCAATATGGGCCACCCTTGGCATCAAACCCGGAGACCCTGGCACCTTCAAGCCTTTTCAGTCCAAGGCCGAGAGCAAGGGCCAGAAATCAGATACTGCTCAGGTTTTGCAGGCCAATCCAGCAGCATTATCACGCTTGCAATCGTTCCAGGAGAGCTCTTGA